From the genome of Carassius auratus strain Wakin chromosome 29, ASM336829v1, whole genome shotgun sequence:
ACATGACAAATAATGTGATTTATATAATTCAATGTCCATGTAcagctcctcgttagtatagtggacagtatctccgcctgtcacacTGACCGGGGTTCGATTCTCCGACGAATAGAGCTagtttaaaactaacaaagtatgtttttttttacattgaacaatgaagGAGCTATTTTTCttagcaaggcaccaaacccccaactgctccctgggtgccgcagcataaatggctgcccactgctccgggtgtgttttcacagtgtgtgtgtgtgttcactgctctgtatgcgtgcactttggatggttaaaagcagagcatgaattctgagtatgggtgaaTACTGCCATACAtgactgaatgtcacgtcactttaacaAAATGTTTGTTGGTTAAACATCCTGTTCATTAAAAGAAAGGATAACAGAACACAGAAGTGcaattaatggaaaaaaatatagtCCTGCTGAaagactttttttgtgtgtgtgagcataaccataaaatatatatatttttatctttgttgGAATTGAAAAGGTTAAACAGAATATACGAGGTAGTAATATTGATTGTATAAGAGGGAAGTGGGAAGCTTTTGgggttttttatttgtaaattatttttccaAAGGGTAAGAATGAGGATTTTTCTTTTTAGGACTTTTTGTGATAgtagtttaacctgttaactgtcagaCTTTTTGAGCATAGACCTGAACTTAACTTGAACCATGGTATATGAATATAACAATGGACATGTTAGAGTAGGAGGTTCAGTTGGATCTAGAGCAGGGGACCACCCTGTTTTGCGCAGTTGGAGCAGGAAGACCATTGGGATCTGGTAGAGGCAAGAGGCCTCAGGGGAGCCAGTGGAGTATGTGGCTTAGGAAATCCCAGTATAGCAATCAAACCAGGGTAGGCAATCTGGTTAGGAGAACTCAAAGAATTTGGCTGAGTGGGCAAAGGAAGAGGAGACTTGGGAGAATTTGAACAGGAGAGTAAATTGCTCTTGTAGCTCTGGGAAAATAGGATTCCCTGGGGAATCAGCAGAAACCAAATTAGGAAAGTCCAACATAAGAGGGCATTGTGGAACTGGTGGGACTATTTTAAACCATAGAGAAGAATGACCCAAAGAAAGTCCGTGAAAAGAGCCATGAAAAAAGCTAGTGAAAATGCCAAGGAGGAGATGGTGAAATATTGAAGGATGATTAAAAGCTTGGGTTTTTGTGGCCAAAACAAAAAGTATAATGGAACCTTCTGTTACCAGAAAGTATAGCCCACAGGCAGCATCTATGATTAGAAAAAGGGACTAAAGGAAGAACTCACCGGCAGAACAGAAGTAAGGATGATTggtctgtgagagagagatggCAAGGATGAAGATTAGGTCGCTGTTTTGAGGAGGAGGAAATGCATTTGAAATCCCAATGGGTTAATGATAAAGGCTTGGGCTTCTTTAAGGTATACATCACACATAGTTTGATTGTAATCTCAAGTGGAGTTGGGTTTATTACTTAATTGCAAGTTATGGATAGTGAACAGGTATGTATGATAACAAAAGAGCTTAACCTGAAAGAACTGATGGAATTTATGGACAGCCATTATGGGAGCCATACATGGAGACAACAGATGAAGATAGAGCCCGGTGGAGGTGTAATATGTTTAAcagatattttgtttatttgaatattttcttctCATTATCAGAGAGTGTGACCATCACCCCTCAGGACTCTCGCTGGATTGGGGCCTGGTGGCTGGGTTATGTGGTTTCTGGGCTGTTGACTCTTCTTGCTGCTTTGCCTCTTTGGTTCCTGCCAAAATCTTTACCTGAAAACCCCCAAACCTCTAAAGCATATCACCCCTCAACCGAACACAAGCACACACTCAGCATTACAGAGATTGCCAAAGGTATGTCAACCATACACTGACCACAAATGGTAGAATTAAGGTCTAATTAAATCTAACATAGTCAATGATTTGTATAGTGTAGCGTATGTATGAACTACTTAGATACGCTTAAAGGTTTGTGTGACATTTTAGAGCTtgacatattaaatataatgattacagtgcccaccactaatattggcacccttggtaaatatgagcagaGAAAATAAATCATCATTGTGCATCCTTTtgatctgacattcaaaaatttcacaaaattctaacctatcattgtgtgtgtgtggggggggggggtgctcattctgaaataaatgttttttctctagTTCACATTGGctacaattattggcacccaacaactatatatttatttatatacaattattgtcACCCAATTATTGCAAAATTATTTTCCCAAtataacagctctgagttttctcctaCAGTATAATTCCTAATAagtttggagaacacctgacaagagatcagagaccattccttcatccataATCACTAAAGATCCTTCAGATTATCAGCTCCATGTTGGTAGTTCTTCTCTTTAGTTCAccccactttttatttttatagggcTCAGGTCAGGGAACTGGGATGGACATGGCAGAAGCTTTAATTTGTGCTCAGTGACACATTTTTGTCTTGGTTCTGATTTTCATTTTGGATCATTGTCCTGATAGAAGATCCAACCATGGCCCACTATACAATTTATAACAGAGGTGGTCATGTTGAAAATGTTGTTTATCTGTTgatatttgatagaatccatgatgccatgtacaatatctgaacaagatgtccaggacatTTGGCAGGTTTCCGTGCACATCAGCAAATTATTGACAGAACTCACTCATGTCTTGAGTGCAGTCTTCATCCATCAAAACTTTTCTAGTGAGACAGTGGTTATCCAGTCaagaaaacataatttgcatCTCATCTGGCCATAGAGCAGTGAGATATGTTGACATTCCATTTAGTCTGTACTTCACACAGCACGTGTGATGTGTAAGGGCTTCAGAGACAAACACAGAATATTACAGACCTTGTGTTTAAAAGCCAAACACACTGGAATGAATAATTCACTGAAAACACAACGCAAGTCTCTGTTTTCTTTGCAATCTCTGATGTAAGCCTGGTTTCCTTTATATTAGCTGTATTTTGGATggattgtttgaatgcatttgctTACTGGATTATTGGACTAAAACTTTCCCAGAGTTCAGAGGCTTAAAATTATCTTTGCCGACTGACATAtaaccctggagcccaagaccggttgcccactgaagctaagcagggctcagcctggtcagtacctggatggtaGACCTCCGGggaaaaactaggttgctgctagAAGAGGTGCTAGTCAGGCCAGCaaggggtgctcaccctgtggtctgtgtgagTCCTAGTGCCCCaatgtagtgatggggacactatactgtcaacaagcactgtcCTTTGAATGAGACGTTataccgaggtcctgactctctgtggtcttTAAAAATCCCAGGTTGTCTTTCAAAAAGTGTAGAGTTGAGACCTCAGCATCCTGGCAAAATTCACCCATTGGCCACTGACCATCATGGCCACCTAACAATCATCCCCATATCGGCTGATTGGCTTCAttactctgtctcctctccaccaataagctggggtgtggtgggcgttctgccaaaatatggctgccgtcgcatcatccaaatggatgctgcacactggtggtggatgagtggctagaaaagcgctatataaatgtaagtaattattattattattattattattattattgttattattattatctgattgcaagcaaagaagcaaaattgggttaaaaatgtataattgaaaTTATGATTCAATAATTTTGCATACTGAGACGCAGCATCTCATAGCAGCAGTTGGTCCGCCCTTCTCCACAGAGCAATTCTGTGGATGTATGCATTCAGTGCTTGTGTCCAGGAGGGAACCTTAGGGACAATCAGGGTgcactgtctgcagccttggtctgcggtgatcttcatttagaaacacatcattaaaatgaactgttactccgcaaatactcaacaaagagtCATGATATGTCCAtaaaaagcttgacatgtctacttttaaactaagcaagtcttaataaacaaatattctgtgataaagtaatccatatgaaaacaacacttTCACGTCTTTCActtctcccttcattatatctaatgtgaccatgcccaCGCGCTGAACGAACTATTGATATTATAATGTTCCACGTGAAGCTCGCAGCATGTAAACTCCCGTACCACAGAAAATAAAGCAGGGAGACTGTTattcaagttattttattttttttttttttataaaaaaacctcaggatttgagttttGGATTTCCCCAGAAAATtccccaatattttttttaatctacttgtATTAGTTTTCACACAAACTGTtcacattttactagttagactttttccaaactataattcctgattaatgtataatcaattaaaacattatgaagtttcattcACATCATCTAAATGTTCTACTGCACTACTAGTATCAGTGACcatcaaaataatgttaataatgtagtttatcatttagtttatttgagagcacataaaaaatatacactttGGAAATGCTAGTTATgtgatattcattttatatatttgaacattacacAATACCAGTCAATACCAGTTTgctaaatcagtaatattgttcaatatttgtactatttgaaataactgctttctatttgaatatattttacatttaatttgtttccTGTGATCAAAGATACATTTTAAGCATCCAaatgtaacaatatacactataccattcaaaagcttgaagtcagtatatatagaaattaaaacttttattaagcaCACAAGTGATGATAAATACAATAATTGTTAAGACAAtgcttttttttcaattcatcaaaaaaaaaaaaaaactgaaaaaatattctcagttCTTTTCAAccttaatgataataataataataataataataataataataataataataataataataataataataataaatgtttttttttgagtatcagatcagaatattagaatgaattctgaagaatcatgtgactggagtaatgattatAAAAAATTCTGCCTTGAAAGTCatctttgattgttcctaataaactgtttaactgcactctcGAGACTGAGGTGTAATCAGAGCGACAAGCTCAGTGTCCTGAAGCAGAGAACCAACAGGGGACAGCcgaactagctgctctagagacctccatagaggtagcgagcctcttaGTACCGCTACATTTCCAGGCAGTGACTGAGAGAAGTGCTCATTGGAGAGTGCTGAGCCCGGAAGCACCACGGGTGGGTTAAGATCAAAAAGATAAacgatgcagatttattttcacagtcaCCTTTGCTCATATTTGATAAGGGAACCAATATTAGTGGAGAAGGTACTGGATATAATTGTATATTCAAAAGGTGACCATTAGATTCTCCattaagtgttattattattattatgaataaaatgttcacCCATTGGccactgtatattatatatatatatatatatataaaatttattttttaatgaaaattatgcttatttgcttgttttttgttttgttttgttttgtttatttagatttttggccATCTATAAAGCATCTGTTCACCAGTGGGATctatatgttttgtttatttagatttttggccATCTATAAAGCATCTGTTCACCAGTGGGATCTATATCCTGTACCTGATTTGCAGTGTTTTGGCATTCAATGCCTTTGTCATTTCTATAACTTACACACCAAAGTATTTGGAGCAGCAGTTTGGACAAAGCGCATCAAAGACCAATTTTCTCATAGGTAACAGTtgctgtatattattattattattattattattattattattattattattattattattattattattattattattattattattattattattatcattactagcTGTTTAAACTAGCTGTGCTTATATGTGCAGGAGTGATGTCTATTCCACCAGTGGCTCTGGGTATGTTCCTGAGTGGCTGGATAATGAAGAGGTTTAAACTAGGTCTGCTGGGATCTGCAAGACTGATGTTCTTCACCTCTGTAACCTCATTGGTTTGCATAATACCTTACTTTGCTCTCAGCTGTGAAAACATAGATGTCGCTGGGATCACGGTGCCCTATCAaaggtattttttattcatatttatagtcattgtataaatatttttgaatcatGGAAAATATACACCTATCCATTTAATTTCCTGCCTaggatttaatataataaattgtttatatGGCAGAACTTTTGAAGTTCAATATGTAAGCCATGATTTACTTACTTCTTGCAATGCTGGGTGTCCTGACTTCCTATGGGATCCAGTGTGTGGACAGAATGGAGTGACCTACATCTCTCCTTGTCATGCTGGCTGCAATTCCACTCTGGGCACAAGACAGAATATGGTGAACAGCTACTTTTAACACTTGatgacaaatctttttttttttttttactttatttatgtttgtatgtatttatttacaaacttACACATTTGCCAGACATTCCATGGCTGTACATGTATCCAGAGCTGGGGACTGACTTCTGGGAATTCCTCTGCAGTGCTTGGACAGTGTTCGCGAGAGAGTAGCTGCACTAAAATGTTCTACATCTATCTGGCACTGCAGTCTCTCGCCTTCTTTGTTTACTGTCTGGGCACAGTTCCTTTCTTCCTCATCTCATTGAGGTACTGTTTAATTTGTTTCCATCATACTGTAATGCAGTTGCTCCTTATGCTTGTTCCCTATTTTCAGTTGCCTATATTGTATTTGAATCAGTTTCAAATATTGTATAACCTTcattgtttaaataaacaaacaaacaagctgtGAGTTGGTTGGTTAATCTTAAGAGTCAAGGTTTGAAACCCTACTCACAATGCATTAAGGccagaaattaattatataaatatcttcatacaaaatgtattattttaattaaaaataaaaattgagaaTTGGTTGTGTGGATGATTGTAATTGCAattgtacatatactgtatataatatacaattatctGTATGAAATATGTTCTTGCAGGATCGTGGATCCTATGCTGAAGTCTCTCTCAATGGGAATATTTCTGTTAGTTTTAAGAGTCTTCGGTAAGTTAATATATGGATTTGCTAATACtgcaaaacattgtttttcatgAGGGGAAACTTACAAATATGTCACAGATCTTTATATTTTTCTTGTCTTAAACATGCATTAAGCCACTggattattttaagtttaatttattgcTTTTAAAGGTGGCATTCCTGCTCCCATTTGCTTTGGAGCTCTTATTGACACAACCTGTCTGAAATGGGGCCAAAATAAATGCGGTGAAAGAGGTGCATGCAGAATGTATGACATTGAAACTTTCAGGTGAGCAGATCTAGTAGGATGATGCTATGTAGCCCTAATATGAATGTGTAATAAAACCCTAATTAATgtgtaataaaattttatttgccCCCATCAGGTACCTATTTCTGGGACTGGTGAGCTCTCTTCAGGCATTTAGCTATACCCTTTTATGGATTTTCACCACACAGATTAAGAAGAAAGTACAGTACGATGAGAAAATGTCCAAGGACATAGAACTCCAATACCCTATGCTACGTGATCCAGAAcaggaaaataatataaaataatgttctgtgatgttgttgttttatttttatttttattattgttttattgttcctgggtcattttcaaaatatgatgacaaacacttttattattttatatctgtGGCTAGGCTCATGAAAATCATGCCATTCATCTGAGAGTCAGAGTTatgtctcttttttatttattatttaatttacatggTGATTTACCCACGagtaaataaatgttgtaaacaaCTTTAGTTCTCACTGTCATTACtgtgttgtatttattaatacatacaaatatttgatgttataatgtatttattttttgttaacttgTAAATGCTATTTTCTATGTTTGTGTCtgagggaaacacacacacacgcacacatatatttTCCAAGTTATCTAATAAGCTTTACATAAGGGGCAGGACATTCCATTTAAATCCACTTAATGAGTTCCAGCAGAAAGGGCCAATCACACAAAATAAGCAATTGTGTACAGTACATCTGAGTCCATTAGATGAAGCAAAGTTGAGGAAAGGTCATACAAAATTTAAAATGGAAGACAGCCATGAGTATGGCATATTTAGTATTAATTTTTTGTGAAGTATGCCCTCTTGTTCCTGTTAATTGCTGTAATGTCAGCCTCTTTAATTACCAGCCCAAAGcctaaatgtgtgatttgaaaCTCCTCTTGAGTGAGTTCTGAAGGAGaaagaaatgcatgcatttttgtaaacaaaatgagggtgaggaaatgttTACAGAATTTTAGTTTTGGGCTGAATTATCCCTTTATTGAGTTTCATTATAGCTGGAagtattttttgtcttgtgtACGTATAACAACCACTCctaacaatcaatcaatcaatcacctttatttatatagtgctttaaacaaaatacattgcgccaaagcactgaacaacattcatttggaaaacagtgtctcaataatgcaaaatgatagttaaaggcagttcatcattgaattcagttatgccatctctgttcagttgaaatagtgtctgttttaatttgcaatcaagtcaatgatatcgctgtagatgaagtgaccccaactgagcaagccagaggcgacagcggcaaggaaccaaaactccatcggtgagaGAATggggaaaaaaccttgggagaaaccaggctcagttggggggccagttctcctctgaccagacgaaaccagtagttcaattccaggctgcagcgaagtcagattgtgcagaagaatcatctgtttcctgtggtcttgtcctggtgctcctctgagacaaggtctttacaggggatctgtatctggggctctagttgtcctggtctccgctgtctttcagggcagtagaggtcctttctaggtgctgatccaccatctggtctggatatgtactggatccgggtgactgcagtgaccctctgatctggacacagactggatctggtggccacggtgacctcggaacaagagagaaaatattagcgtagatgccattcttctaatgatgtagaaagtacggtgttatgtgaagtgttctggttccagtttacctaattaatgcagcctaaaaatcctttaatggatttggatattaaaagcatattagtattttatgtgtatgccaggttaaagagatgggtctttaatctagatttaaactgcaagagtgtgtctgcctcccgaacaatgttaggtaggttattccagagtttaggcgccaaataggaaaacacaacacaacattaAAGCTCTCAGTCATTACCACAGGTATTTATGACAGTCTAGGAATGTTATATTCAGTCCACATGTCTATTCCTGTTCCTGAAAATTACAAATATGACCTTGACTGACTCATCAGTGAGAGTTGTTGAGGTAATGAAGAGAATGTGTTCACCATCACAAGTACCCATTACATTAGCAGAGAGGCAATGTGCCTATTAGCTTTTTGGGTAACATTTCACTGAGCGTATAGCCTAGGGTCAAAGTTGATAAACACTTTGGATTTAACTGTAACACAGAGAAGCAGTGTGAGCAACTGTGAGTGACCCTAATCAAAAGTATAGTGTTCTGGCCAGTCCAGCTAAACAACAGTGCAATTCCATAAATTAATTCCTCAAGGCACATGgtgatgaacaaataaataaaaataaattatatatatatatataaataaataaataaatatatatatatatatatatatatatatatatatatatatatatatatatatatatatatatatatatgcactcatatatatatatatatatatatatatatatatatatatatatatatatatatatatatatatatatatatatatatatatatttatttatttatttatttatttattttttttgcgagAGAATGCAAAGTTTCTGGGAGGAACAAAAAACTTTTTGGGGTGAATCActcaaaaaataatttgtttttctcAATCACTGTTTCCCATAGGGTGACAGGTATAACAGGTGGCTTCACTATGAATTCTGCATGTTCAGTTTTCACCACATTTGTTTCTGTGACGATCGTgtacccagagagacacagggagagcaagagatccaattgcaggtattatAATAAAAAGGTAATCCAAATCGTTGTCGAATACAgccagggccgtttgaaggaatttgggggccccaagcaaaatggacatagagagCCCCCCCCCCACGCACGCAaggcctacaggaaccacagcatagccatacagtttaagttcacccgcactttatatgaataaaaaaaaggtttacagtgcaaattctgcttgaaaaaatagtttgctgggaattcaatagtgatttgcactgtttttttgtttgtttgttttttttttaataatatgacagcacacacttttcagtttaaactctgggctgtgcaggat
Proteins encoded in this window:
- the LOC113047763 gene encoding solute carrier organic anion transporter family member 1C1-like, coding for MEYSGRNQTTPQANCCSPTLKVFIGLLAFCYFTKSLTGAYTKSTITQIERRFEIPSSTVGIIDGSFEMGNLLVITVISYFGAKFHRPKIIGAGVLLMGIGTLLMALPHFLMGRYMYDTAATHTNDPDNFTVSSTFSSDTQNTVQQLVSGNLKGEVESSPTWGIVLFGNILRGIGEASIGPLGMSFIDDYARPENTAFYIGCLHTIGGIGPIFGYSLGSLCASLYVDIGLVNQESVTITPQDSRWIGAWWLGYVVSGLLTLLAALPLWFLPKSLPENPQTSKAYHPSTEHKHTLSITEIAKDFWPSIKHLFTSGIYILYLICSVLAFNAFVISITYTPKYLEQQFGQSASKTNFLIGVMSIPPVALGMFLSGWIMKRFKLGLLGSARLMFFTSVTSLVCIIPYFALSCENIDVAGITVPYQRTFEVQYVSHDLLTSCNAGCPDFLWDPVCGQNGVTYISPCHAGCNSTLGTRQNMTFHGCTCIQSWGLTSGNSSAVLGQCSRESSCTKMFYIYLALQSLAFFVYCLGTVPFFLISLRIVDPMLKSLSMGIFLLVLRVFGGIPAPICFGALIDTTCLKWGQNKCGERGACRMYDIETFRYLFLGLVSSLQAFSYTLLWIFTTQIKKKVQYDEKMSKDIELQYPMLRDPEQENNIK